AGTTACCGACTCCTCTCCCAACTTGGAAGAAATTGAAACCATGCAAATGAATTGGGTGGTTTTCAGGTGTAATCATGCCGGTGTCTTGTAAAACTAGCTGCACTGTAGAGTTATAAGCAAGTCTATAAAGCCTTGTCCCGGTCGTTGTCTGAAAGTTTGTCGGTTGTGTCCCTGTATAGTTGTATGATACCGGCGGGTTACTGGGAAAATCATCTGTGAAAACTCCACTGATGTTGAAGAAATGAGCTTGAAGAAGACCAATGGTTGGCATAACAAAGGTAACATTATTGATATCCGCCACAACACGGCTGCCATTAACACATGTAGCACAAGGGTTGACACCAAGACCGATAGTAAAGAAAAGGGAATGGTCAATCTTCAATGGTACATTCGCAGGATACTTCTTGGAGTTCAGGCTGCGAAGTGCATTGGTAAAGTTTGACGCTATGGAGGTGGCGTTTTTAGGCGGAGTGGCGGTGAGGGTGGTGGCAGAACTAGAAAGGGTGCCTGAATAATGTAAGGTGGCAACAGCAGTAACATTGTCTACTGCAATTGGAGCATCCATGAAAGGGGAGGCTGCAACTAGGTACTTGCCAGAACTGCGTCCTGCGGTTAGAAGAACATTGGTGGTTTGGCCTGGTGCTATTACAATTGTGTCAGTTTTGAAGGGTTTGACATATGTGGCATCAACCTCAACTACTGTGAGTTGGTGACCAGCAATCTTGAAAAACAGTTCTTCATTAAGTGCAGCGTTGACTATCCTAAGCATGTATGTCTTGCCTGAATGTACTGGTAAGGTGAATCCTCCTGGAATTAATTGGATCAAGTAAACAACAAACAGATTATTGATACGTACTTATTAGTGATAGAAAGAACATTGtaagattatataaattactagACTGATTGTCGATAGAGGACTAGCTAATGCAGGTATTTTTTTACCCTGTGAAGGACAAGCTGGGACAGGTCCTGGATGGCCATTGATGGTGTGAGCATCTGAGACATTTGGGGCCAAACCAGACTTCAAAGCTTCATTGATCACAGCTTCTACATCCGATTTCCACCACTCACCTGCAATTCCAAAACCAgtttaattatgaaagaaccaagagaaacaaaattaacatTCCTTTTGTACAATCATTGTTTCAGAGGATAAGCttgattaattaactaaattaaaacttaCTTAGTACAATTACTTCTTCCTTATCTGGTGTTGGGAATGGATAAGGAACACCACGTTTGGGCAAGATAACAATAGCACCATGAACAGTAGCCCTAAGCCAGAGAATATGGGCATGCCACCATAGGGTGCCCCTTTGGCCAGTAAGTGTGAAATTATATACGTAGCTCTGCCCTGGCTGAATAGGGCATTGGGTTATGTATGCTGGTCCATCTGCCCAACCAGTGCGCACTTGTCTAATCCCATGCCTAAAAATCGAAAGAGgaaaaaattataagcatATCAATGCTTCTTATGTTGCAtcaattacatatatttatattttaggtATATCTTGAAAGatttatagaatattaataCACGTCAagatattaagaaatatatttttttaatcataaaatggCAAAGTGGAGATTCGAATTTAAAACCTCATTCGAACTctacaaaatttattaaaatattatattttaaaagaaataagactataataaattttagcgGCCGCTGCAAgaataatatcataaataacCTAATTTTAtaggataaaaaataatttcatccCGATTGACAAACTCAAAAATggatttttatattcattataaaaattcatcagttaaataaatattattattttgactcaTTAGCGATATCggttttatatattattaatgataaaataGTTGACGTAAATATTACATTTTGaatgatatttttgtaaaaaaatattagcagAAAAGGTATATATAATGATAAGTGATCATTTATATTTCGTCGCTAAAATAACTAGTGACGAGGACAAACGATCCttataataagtatattaTTTTGCTGTGAAAGTTGCCAAATTCGAAATCATAAACATAAatacaacaaaataaataaacaaataatctGAGAGAACTCACCAATGGATGCTAAGGTTGTATTTAACATGGTTGACCACCTTGACAAGGACAGTGTCATCTTCTCTAGCAACAAGAGTAGGTCCAGGAAACTTCCCATTCACAGTAACAATTGGCTTGGTTGAACACATCTTAGTGGCTGTCTTCATCACCACCTGCATCAAATAGGCCATGCTAAGAGGTTTATTGAAATGTAAGCTAACttcttaactatttaattcaTTGAGTTACACTTACCAAAAACATAATTAGATGCTAATACCTTATTATtacctatttttcttatcattatttataattattttgtttcctCTAATTATTGTggcaaatattaattatttttgggtATTTCAAAGTTTGAAAGTCCCACGTCAAAAAATACCACAGGTTTTGGGTGTTGCTCagtcattttaattaaaaagattgtTTCTGTGATAAAGATGTAGAAATGAAGTCGTGCAAAATACAATTACTAGCAATGATAAACAGCTGGAGTCTgattaaagaaagaagatttaATGGCAGAAGGAAGCATGAGGATCCAGTTTTGCTCatctaaagaagaaaatgaataagATGACTAAGACTATATATCAACCaaatgtataatttataatttaaaggCCAATTACTTTCTCATAATATAGACAGCTAGCTAATTGAACATTTACTTGCATCAGTGACTTTTACTAATTCATCATCATTTCTATACAAACTCACTTATATTTATACAAGTAAGTAATGTTGAAACTTATGATAATAGCTCGAAGTGAAACTCAAAATCATGCAGATTCCGTCTTTTTAGAAATctgaaaagttaaaaataaaacgtAGTTCGTTTTGATTGAAAAACTCATCTCGTGTGCGTTAAATTTTCTCCGTACGATGAGAATTTCATTTCAATGCAAGTTAATACTCTAAGAATCACCTCTTTATGTGATAATCGATTGAACCCtccaaataaatttgaatagtaCTCACATTAAACTTGTAGTGCCTAACCATGCACTCGACGGATGCCGGAAACAGGCAAGCCACAAGAACGAGGACTCGAACCCATGGTGCTATCTCCATCTTCCTAGCTCCTCCTCTCTTTTTTGACACACGCacgcacacacacacacacacacacacacacacacacacaaagcaaagcaaagcaaactcttttaatattttttgttctttatggtGCACTAAGAAATGCATGGCCAATGCAACCTTATAAAGGGATAGCTATTGCTGCCATGTCCTTTTAGACAATTaggtagaaaataaatataagaatactTCAATGGCAAGGTCTCCTTCCTATAtacaaaagtatatatatatatatataaaagataagaaagaaaactgaTCCATGACTAGAGACTTCAAGTGGGTTTCTTGTGTATTACACAAAAGTAGTTATGCATCAAACTTAAAAAGACAGTTTTTGAAGCTAAGCTAGTTGATCTTCTTCATGCCAATTTTCAATTGACTAGGTGGTCTGGTCAGCAAAAATTTGGGTTTGGTCCACCCGTATTGGGTAAAGTACACCTGATCCCATCTAACAcatcaaccaaaaaaaaacaagtgcatagatttcttttttttcctctctaaTTGATGTGcaagaaattatgaaaatatgaaatgaCATGGGCAACAACCAtaacactatatatatatatatatatatatatatatatatatatatatatatacccacttaattacttttgattttatttatctttttaaaaaataataatcgattatatgaataattctataataaattaaatagtatttttttttttgtgtaaGTCTGTTATTCTCACTTCAGTcacttttgtttttgttatatgaatatgtaattagttattatataatattattaagatattgagttattaattaatttttgtttttcagtctttattaacatatatatttgtagGTTAGAATTAATTATGAGTTGCACGTTCAATTTGCAAATTGGATTGGAACATAAGTATATCAGAAAGCCACCCACGAACATACAAGATGACAAACATTAATCATCATTAGAGTCCTTAtttattggaaatttttaCTTGATTAAAATTGATCTCATTTTAGCCTTGTATAATCTAATTTTAGCAAAAGGTTCCCCTTCACTTCTATAGTAAATCAAGATCATTATGACCCATCTCTTTTAATCAACATGACATAATTaccatataattaattatatatcatattgATATATGAttcatgtttattattttaatcataaagagaaaaatagaggTTCGAACTTGAGATTTCCACCCGAATTCTTTATAGCTCTCTAGTGGGATTATTACATTTGTATAGTTATCATCCACCTGTGCAAAAAATTGTGGCAAACATTGGTAAACTTTTAAACTCATGATGAACattgaaaagtaaattatgATGAAGAGCACAAAATCCAGAATAATGGCATAGAAGAAGAGAGCtcatcttctcttcttttcttttctttttctttttgggccTTTGTTCTAAAGAAGTAAGTATATATAGATGTAAAAGCACATTGTTATTCATTATGTCTATGTTTCACATGTTAATCCTTTATACAACAAAATGCAATGATATGAATCCTTTCAAAGCAATGCAATGGTAAAAGAAACTAAGGagtaatttctaattaaatcaaagacaTTAAATCTTTTTCACATGGGTGTGTTGAGAAAATGGTTTAAATTAAAGCAGACATGGAAAGTAAATGGACAAGGTGGGTGGATGATAGATACATCTGATATGTTAACAAAGGAAAATAGTATGGTTGAGGAATGCTTGTCTTGGATTTGCTAAGGTggaaatctttttctttctgttgTTGAAAGCTAAAGATTTATAGGTTGGGCAACAGCTCATCTAACATACATATTCTTTCTCTAGCTAATTCCACTTTCtggaattatatatataataaataatgtaaAAACAATGGCAGATAACAAATTAAGTGGGTTTAATCATAACCTTTTTGTTCAACATAGCTATTGTTGTTGATCACTACTGCTGGTTCTTCTAGAAATTGCTTTAAATGGGTATGCTTTCAATTCATCAACCCAAGCAAAAacacttcttttttatgtgaaagaacaatgtatattgtaactataAGTACTCAACTCTTTTAATATGTtcatatgtttttattaatgtaCATATATTCAGAGTTAACCCAGAGTATACCGAACATAATTCTTACGggtgataaaatattatctcaaGAGTTTTAGTAAAGCTGTATACCCAAGGCTTGaactcaaatttttaattgagtTAGAACATGACTCAAGAATTCGTTATGCTTTtgtcaataataaatattttcaaaaaataaaaaatatatcttctaataaattttccttttccatttATGAAGTCATCATATTATCAAGAAGTCAGAAGTATATCAGAAAattttcttgacaattttCTGAACCTAGGCAAAAGATTTGGCCCATTGGGCATTAGTGACATTACAATGAAATCATTTTGAAGGGGAAATCAGCTTCTGGGTTTATATGCCATATTATATGACCCAAGTTTTATGAGTGATTTCTCCAAggtttttaatataaatttggcCCATATATATGACCCAATTCATAATCCAGGTTCATATGTTCTTAGAGAAAGCAATGTGTAACTAGCACATGAGAAATTGAGGggattgaaaattttgatgcAATATTTTCAATTGTTAACTCTTTTTGGGAATTTAAAAGTGCATAAGAAGTtatcaaaaaaggaaaaatcaaTTCTGTGAAATCAATTTTACATTGTATTTGTCTAAAATCCTTCAATTTATTTGCAAATCTAAAGTTTATGTATTTTggttgaaattaaaattaatataatattttatacaattaaatttataaaattggtTATAACTAAGTTGAATTCTAATATAATagatagaatttataaataagttttatgttaataatattatttcataaaactaaatctctttcaagttcataattttttattttattttctttttcgtattttctctttcaaatacaattaattttttaataaatttcaatcaaataCATCGCAAAACAATTATCCTCTAAGCTTAAGTTTCCAATTCTAATATAGTTAGCTGCCAATAGCTTTAAACACAACTCCTTAACTTAGTTTGAAATTACTTtcattaatatcaaatttttaatatttaagatttCATATTTGGATGTCAAAAAATAACTATAGAGTTCATTTTAATTGAACTGGATATtgtgtcaaaaaaaattatagaaaaaaatataaaataaatatttaaattttaaaaaaaatatttaaatcttatGAAATACATTAACTTATTAAGATTCTGCAtaagaatttagtttaattacaAAGGGTGTTACTTTAATACTAGGGCATGAAGGATATAGTCCATATGTAGTGGGCCATATTAAGAGGTCCAAAACTAGAAGAAGGAAATTCAAGAAATTCTAATGGAACTTTGTTGTTAGGAATCAAATTAAGTTCATTTACTTGTTACTATTGATTTTTCTGACTTGAAAAGTACCACTAAAACTCTCAAGATACAGAAACAATTGAGttctaagaaaaagaaataaagccATAGGATAAATAGTAGAAACCCAAAAGGTTGGAGAAAAACATCTTAAAATAAGCCTGACTATCAATAAAACTATAGTGTATATATGTCACTtaattcttcttatttttctttttaaaggaATCTGATGACTTTATCGTCGGAGTAAATGTTTGGATACAcggattttaatttatttttttaattttttttttttgacatcAGATGATTAGTAATGCCTAGAGCGAGTTCTGGTTGTGATTAAGTATCAATTAGGATTTAATCTTATGTGTTTTATCTTGTTATTTTGGtctcattttaataaaacgaataatattatttgttatattagttttttttttaaaaagaattagataGTAAGAGTAATCGAAATAGACTAATCAAGCTTCAATTAAGATTCTGAAagtaagaaattttaaaattacattttaaatacgagtagatattattaaaattataatttaatttaattattttataaatgtattttatatttaagaatgaCAATAGATAGAATAGCCGTTAAATTATACGTATCTAATCCGGAtccatttataattattatttaaaaataattactataaatttaaatttttaataaaatctaaactatttaatttaaaattaaaaactataaatatgaTATCAAATTGAACATGAAAAGGTGAAGGGCTCAAATAAAAGAGAGAGCAGGAGACATAAGTGTGTATTTGTGTGTGTATGTgacctttttcctttttctttttccataaATGTGTAAATGGAATCTTCCTTTAATGGAAACAATTTGCTGCTGGTGCCAACTCAccccctttttctttctttctttattattattattattattattattattattttaatattcatttattacaATTATTGGAGACATTCATAAATaagcttatttatttttcgATGATGCCATTTCTGCATTCTGTAGTCTCCATCCATTCCaccaacaacaacaacaacaattgCCCTAGTTGCTGCCCCTCCCTCCCTCTCAAGGGTCACCCACTACTTTGGTACATTTATGAAGTACTtccatttttcaattttactttttctaatatattttttctattcttaaaaaaataattcatgtaatttagaaaatatgaatctttttctatttaaaattattaatttttttagaaataaatataaaaaaaaactatataatttcactgttttataacttttaatatgtAGCATTTTTTTCCATATAAAGACATGTATGTGgttacaaatataataaaaagagtatCTTACGGTTAAAAAGATCTTGATTTGCAAGAGTTCAGTTATTTTTCACTCAGATCAGTCATCATTATCATGTTATCCATTTTTTATTACGTGATTTTAGAGCTCAACAACATGTAATTTTACTACTTGATTGTTAAAtcacaatttaaaaaattgataatttgatGAGATCGGTTTAACAGTTGAACAATGATGTTTTGAGTTGTTAggctttaaatttatattagtaaacactaaaaatatgataatgattGTTGATCAACTGccaatcaatattttttaatggtgaaatacttatttttgtCACAATTCTTAACcacatatttcttttattgaaaaaacatatactgaaaattttcaaatgatgaaattccaatatatatatttttttatatgtatcccatttttattattttttatagaattctaattaaaatttctataaaaactacaatctcaaaatacactataaaaattaattaaatatgataaaatttatagtaaaaagtaaatatattatttataattactcactaaactaacaattaaaaaataagaatggACTATATTCTAAAAcgtactaaaagaaaaaaaaaaggactaTCTtattaaaacagaaaaaataaaatctaataaagtCATATAACTAGAGTGATTcgcatattgaaaaatttgatttggatccTTAGATgcaatttgaagaaaaaattcaaatcCTATGTAATTCAAAAACACTTATTCTAAAATCCAGTATCATTGTAGATTGAAttgatttgaattaaaattatatggaTTATACAatccaaaattaataaaaacatcttaagtgataaaagaaaaatgaattcttctttttattttattcctcGCATATGTATAAGACCCAATCCATTCGATTTctaaaataaactattaatCCTTAACATTTTGAGAAATCCTTCATCAATAATTGTAAATGactgattttttaaaatattttcgacctcttatttttatataatatgactGAATTGGATTTAGATTAGACAAAACAAGCAATTTGTAAATGTAGTTAACTTCCATAGATGTGTTAAGttcacttcttctttttttttcacaacTTAGAGTTCATTCAAAGTAGATTATTGATCGTAGTACTAAgaaatttagaataaaaaaccATCTATTTTGCATCCATGTGAATTTGAAAACTATTGCATCAACATTTTTCGTTTGATTCAATGCATGTcggagttttttttatttaataatctaaaataatttaaagtgtGACGAGTAGGATATTTGAAAATAGTaaaacaatattttaaaagttgtaACGCAGCtgcatatttaaaatttaaattccagactttaattaaaattttatatttttttatttatcatctataaaaattggttttatatattttttatagtaattatGAACTTTTCATtcattagaaaagaaaaagtacaaTTTGAAAATgctataattaagaaatataaataaaattattacttaaataattaaaatttatatttatattctttaatggCGTCAACATAGCTCTTATAATTTACAATTCAGCGATTTATACACTTTATTCGGTGACTATTTTAAGCCATAAACTTTTATCTCTAATAATcggttttattattattattattattattattattattattattattattattatataatatatatatatataatttaaaagctttttgacatgtgtgcttaatttttgacgcatcaaatttttattttgacatgtgtatttatttttgacacatagaaTTCAAGCTGATATGTGATTTTACAGTTTtcactattaatttattgattaataaattatattcctaattaaatactgactctaatcctaaaaaatagaaactaactaataaataatttctaattagataatgatactaattctatcctaagaaataatatattacctaataaattagttatctaattgaataataactctaattttagaaaataatatctaaaattataattttaatattaaatttaataacaaattaaatttatattatataataaatttttaatccaaaaatagtaatataaattatattgacagtattaatttatataataccatatttaattaataaatacttttaaaatacttttatattattgcattaataagattttaaaatttaaaaaaaattaaaaaaaattttacaaataattaatttgctattatttttaaaatattatcaactAATATTAcatattgaaatttatattaaattaatattattattattaataataataataataataataataataataataataataataataataataacgtcTATCCAGCGGATGAATAAAcgactagttaattattattcGTCCATCCGACAAAACCATCATTTTGGAATTTGATTTCTAGGCAGCGTAGCTGGGCACTCAACAGTtagcagaaaataaaaaataagtaaatgagaCTAATATTGGGACAGAGTTGAGTGGAACAACTAGAaagcatataataataataataataataataataataataataggtTATTTTATGGTATCTTGGGGTTGAAGGCGCACGCCCTACCATTTCTTGCAttttataagagaaaaaagaaagcctGGAGCCAACtacattataataaaatagattatgaaatatatataaattaacaatcaattatacaatttttaaatatatatttatttcaaacaatgtgaatatattatatatatatatggagaaTATATGACAAAAGCAACAATTTTCAAAACAGATCtgtctatatttttatatcaattttttatgagaaaattattttttattcttattttataattttttatcttgcTTTCTACATTTTGGAGCataaaaatgagagagaaaattattaaaataagagcAAATGAgactatatatttaaaaagaattaacatACAACCAAAACTTcacaaataaataagtttattttttgaaaaatctttttaattaaagctATATTGTAAAAATGTTGAAGTAAATAATGTATAGcaagaaaaatagtaattcaatttcaaacacataaaatgctaaaaagaaaaagaagaaaaaaaaaaaactcatttaaaCGGTCCAATTTGGATCCGAGAGGATGCgagcaataaaaaaaaaaaaaagtttaaagggCTAATTGGTACAAAGCGGTAAATTAAAGGACTAAAATGACTTTATTCCTGCATGCAATGTGACCTATCAATTGATGCTATTAATGGAGATGTTGTCCCATTGAATTGGGGTTGTGAAATTCGAGGCAACACAAAATACAAAGATGATGATGGTCAATAATGCAACATGTTACATGTGCATAaagttctctttctttttctttttctaatttttttttaattttttttttttaacattttggGCCTTTGCCTTTTTATaagtagaaaaataatattaaataaaaaaatattataaaaaaataataaaaaataaaaagcccTTCTTGGTATGTACacaagtaaaatatttttggtcAATTTTTGGAGCTCCTTTTGCACTTTTCAGCATCCACATTCAATCATTTCTTCTGGTCCTctattcattaataataaatcatattatttttgtggTCCATTTGAAATCAcccattttgaaagaaaaagatcccaacaaagaaagtgcaaaattttgtaattttaattaattatttttttagctaGATTTCCATATTGTTAAGTGGGTCTAACaacttcttaattaattaaataatggtGTCATTGGCCATAAAAAGTGTTGTATTTGCATTAGTACATAAAAAGTTGCAAATCATTAGATGGcaactctttctttctttttttcttttctttgagtCAAATGCATTATGCACTTAACAAGGTTAAATTGTTGAGAAATTTGCCtggttaaaaagaaaagtcgaATTTAACCAATATGTTCTACttaatttggtttatttttttataaatatggtTTGTTCGGTCtacttcttttaaaaaattaaattaattttctatttttatattcaaaaacCAATTTAACCGAACCAactgaatattttattattaataaaatacttttatacaTCTCTTA
The Ricinus communis isolate WT05 ecotype wild-type chromosome 1, ASM1957865v1, whole genome shotgun sequence DNA segment above includes these coding regions:
- the LOC8284140 gene encoding laccase-4 — its product is MEIAPWVRVLVLVACLFPASVECMVRHYKFNVVMKTATKMCSTKPIVTVNGKFPGPTLVAREDDTVLVKVVNHVKYNLSIHWHGIRQVRTGWADGPAYITQCPIQPGQSYVYNFTLTGQRGTLWWHAHILWLRATVHGAIVILPKRGVPYPFPTPDKEEVIVLSEWWKSDVEAVINEALKSGLAPNVSDAHTINGHPGPVPACPSQGGFTLPVHSGKTYMLRIVNAALNEELFFKIAGHQLTVVEVDATYVKPFKTDTIVIAPGQTTNVLLTAGRSSGKYLVAASPFMDAPIAVDNVTAVATLHYSGTLSSSATTLTATPPKNATSIASNFTNALRSLNSKKYPANVPLKIDHSLFFTIGLGVNPCATCVNGSRVVADINNVTFVMPTIGLLQAHFFNISGVFTDDFPSNPPVSYNYTGTQPTNFQTTTGTRLYRLAYNSTVQLVLQDTGMITPENHPIHLHGFNFFQVGRGVGNFNPKKDPKNFNLVDPVERNTAGVPSGGWTAIRFRADNPGVWFMHCHLEVHTTWGLKMAFVVDNGKGPNESLLPPPSDLPKC